A region of Anopheles merus strain MAF chromosome 2R, AmerM5.1, whole genome shotgun sequence DNA encodes the following proteins:
- the LOC121588371 gene encoding nucleolar protein 16: MVRRLRKTKKNQKYNYNCNRKRLGKKNRRNGHINDPEIRAAYDEKKKPANNIREMGLAYDVNRAIPIPNVKQQIKAMELELSGQKARPSRGNSSKEQPKQYVAARLEEDANEYAGSRFRMARSMVRVITDMIDRHGFNYKAMSLDWRNYEQVTWRQFRTKIRKFLRIPEQCTPYLEQKGWLDCDMNDPNDPRWKEYSTDDES; the protein is encoded by the exons ATGGTGCGCCGGTTGAGAAAAACCAAGAAAAACCAGAAATATAACTACAACTGCAATAGAAAGCGTTTGGGCAAGAAAAATCGTCGAAATGGACACATCAACGA TCCCGAAATTCGTGCGGCCTACGACGAGAAGAAGAAACCAGCTAATAACATTCGCGAAATGGGCCTGGCGTACGATGTGAACCGTGCCATACCAATACCGAACGTGAAGCAGCAAATCAAAGCGATGGAGTTGGAGCTATCCGGACAGAAAGCACGCCCGTCCAGGGGGAATTCGAGCAAGGAACAGCCGAAACAATACGTGGCCGCACGTCTGGAGGAGGATGCGAATGAATACGCCGGTTCGCGGTTCCGCATGGCTCGGTCGATGGTGCGCGTCATCACGGATATGATCGATCGGCACGGATTCAATTACAAAGCGATGTCACTCGATTGGCGCAACTACGAGCAGGTAACGTGGCGCCAGTTTCGCACCAAGATTCGCAAGTTTCTGCGCATTCCGGAGCAGTGTACGCCGTACCTGGAGCAGAAAGGTTGGCTCGACTGCGACATGAACGATCCGAACGATCCACGATGGAAGGAATATAGTACCGATGATGAATCGTAG